The proteins below are encoded in one region of Aquisphaera giovannonii:
- a CDS encoding protein kinase domain-containing protein yields the protein MSDREPDFDLRELERAEVALEVCDRLRRGHEVRPEDFPGQEEALRGLLPTLRLMSGLPAPESIPPAIGRLGDFRLVREVSRGGMGVVYEAIQESLGRRVALKVLPQAAALDDRQLRRFRVESQAAASLNHPNIVPVFATGSAEGSHYYAMRFIDGRDLARVIRSLRRDDPDETELLPATPRPEALPLSARGPGFVREAARLAKQAAEALDHAHAADILHRDIKPSNLIVDDGGTLWVADFGLARFRGGLDLTATGEAPGTPRYMSPEQALGRRAPLDGRADIYSLGVTFYELLTLRPAFPGTDRVELLRRIAHEQPVRPSRIDATIPADLETIILKAMEKAPEHRYATAAELADDLGRFLEGRPILARRPGLAERVSRWLWRHRAMTAAAAGGLALALAGVGLAGLRYTTVLRAEVERADRNAEAAERHRYLADRHYVAAQLRLAQQAVEARDFETAQDLLDEIGPGSGYGASAEFAFRLLDHLATRELLHLPDGDGENLLLSASLDGRTAASHHGPGSITVWDIPARRLRFRIEELGYRNRGPRISSDGRLLVATRWRDEVGARPEIAVWDASTGGPFATRHVPDAPPADRVRDWVRLLAGDRLIALEWVDDHDRVSVRIWKLEPGLAAAPPLVSMDGLAGFVGASDAACMATVEGGRLKIREAETGTMVREYADAVHGHEHVLSADGRILATSVDGTGILLRGALEAREPSRLAFAEPLHGLAFDPTCERLAAVTAGEVVHVWDLRDGRRRSLEPHAPGARRGPVQLTFSTGGGLLVTYPRGRNEARLPTRVWDVETGALKGELPCWGEDTPSRCVFLPGDRSMLAGVGMAPRIWNFEPEPESPQPAGHADEAWAAAYSPDGRLLATGSNDTDERRTIKLWEPETGREVLGWHGGEGTVSSIAFSPDGRQVATGHLASAGNLRIWDAATGRLVKAIDGHPDRLRSVAFSPDGRTVAAAGGLSAEKGRDWTIRLFDPGTGARVRELPGHSDTVRSVAFTPDGRRLISTGNDRLAHLWDIESGSVLATARGAFSFAGLAVSPDGRFVAIADEAGAVTVRDTETLAARVTFRPTRDLLLNLAYSHDGRSIASCGRSGVIRVWDAATGQEMLVLDGQKARVNAVAFAPDGSSLAACSHDGRVRLWRAGQGRLGAGSAE from the coding sequence CTCGGCCGCCGCGTCGCGCTCAAGGTCCTGCCGCAGGCCGCGGCGCTCGACGACCGTCAACTTCGCCGGTTCCGGGTGGAGTCGCAGGCCGCGGCCAGCCTCAACCATCCGAACATCGTCCCGGTCTTCGCAACCGGCTCCGCCGAAGGTAGCCACTATTACGCCATGCGGTTCATCGACGGGAGGGACCTGGCCCGCGTGATCCGCTCGCTGCGGCGAGACGATCCCGACGAGACGGAGCTCTTGCCGGCGACCCCGCGGCCCGAGGCTCTGCCGCTCTCGGCTCGTGGCCCCGGGTTCGTCCGCGAGGCCGCACGCCTCGCGAAGCAGGCGGCCGAGGCCCTGGACCACGCGCATGCCGCGGACATCCTGCACCGCGACATCAAGCCCTCGAACCTGATCGTGGACGACGGCGGCACGCTCTGGGTCGCCGACTTCGGCCTCGCCCGGTTCCGCGGCGGGCTGGACCTGACAGCCACGGGGGAGGCGCCGGGCACCCCCCGCTACATGAGCCCTGAGCAGGCCCTCGGCCGGCGGGCCCCGCTGGACGGGCGGGCGGACATCTACTCGCTGGGAGTGACGTTCTACGAGTTACTGACGCTCCGCCCGGCCTTCCCCGGCACCGACCGGGTCGAACTGCTGCGGCGGATCGCGCATGAGCAGCCCGTGCGGCCGTCGCGGATCGACGCCACGATCCCGGCCGACCTGGAGACGATCATCCTGAAGGCCATGGAAAAGGCCCCTGAGCATCGCTACGCGACGGCCGCCGAGCTCGCCGACGACCTCGGCAGATTCCTCGAAGGTCGGCCGATCCTGGCCCGACGCCCCGGGCTCGCCGAGCGGGTCAGCCGGTGGCTCTGGAGGCATCGCGCGATGACGGCGGCGGCGGCCGGCGGGCTCGCCCTGGCGTTGGCGGGCGTCGGGCTCGCCGGGCTCCGCTATACGACCGTGCTCCGGGCCGAGGTGGAACGGGCCGACCGCAACGCGGAGGCGGCCGAACGCCATCGCTACCTGGCCGACCGCCATTACGTGGCGGCCCAGCTGCGCCTGGCCCAGCAGGCCGTCGAGGCCCGCGACTTCGAGACCGCCCAGGATCTCCTCGACGAGATCGGGCCGGGCAGCGGTTACGGCGCCTCGGCCGAATTCGCCTTCCGCCTGCTCGACCACCTGGCGACCCGCGAGCTCCTGCACCTGCCGGACGGCGACGGCGAGAACCTTCTCCTATCCGCCAGCCTCGACGGGCGGACCGCGGCGTCACACCACGGCCCCGGCTCGATCACCGTCTGGGACATACCGGCCCGCCGTCTCCGATTCCGGATCGAGGAGCTGGGATATCGGAACCGTGGGCCCCGGATCTCGTCGGATGGCCGTCTTCTCGTGGCGACACGATGGCGTGATGAAGTCGGGGCGAGACCCGAGATAGCCGTCTGGGACGCGAGCACCGGGGGACCGTTCGCCACACGGCACGTGCCCGACGCCCCGCCGGCCGACCGGGTGCGCGACTGGGTCCGCCTGCTGGCTGGGGATCGGCTGATCGCCCTGGAATGGGTCGATGATCACGACCGGGTCTCCGTCCGGATCTGGAAGTTGGAGCCGGGACTGGCAGCGGCCCCGCCGCTCGTCAGCATGGACGGCCTGGCGGGATTCGTCGGTGCGTCGGACGCGGCATGCATGGCGACCGTCGAGGGTGGCCGGCTGAAGATCCGCGAGGCAGAGACCGGCACGATGGTCCGAGAGTACGCCGATGCCGTCCACGGTCACGAGCATGTCCTCTCCGCAGATGGCCGGATTCTGGCCACGTCCGTGGACGGCACGGGAATCTTGCTTCGAGGGGCCCTCGAGGCCCGAGAACCGTCACGGCTCGCGTTCGCGGAGCCGCTCCACGGGCTCGCATTCGACCCGACGTGTGAGCGGCTCGCGGCCGTGACGGCCGGGGAAGTCGTCCACGTGTGGGATCTCCGCGACGGCCGGAGGAGGTCCCTGGAGCCGCATGCCCCTGGGGCGAGACGGGGACCGGTCCAGTTGACATTCTCGACGGGTGGCGGGCTGCTGGTCACCTACCCGCGAGGCCGGAACGAGGCCCGGTTGCCGACTCGCGTATGGGACGTGGAAACCGGGGCCCTTAAGGGCGAACTGCCTTGCTGGGGGGAGGACACCCCGAGTCGTTGCGTCTTCCTGCCCGGCGATCGGTCCATGCTGGCGGGGGTCGGGATGGCTCCCCGGATCTGGAACTTCGAGCCCGAGCCGGAATCGCCCCAGCCCGCCGGCCACGCGGACGAGGCCTGGGCCGCGGCCTACTCTCCGGACGGCCGACTCCTGGCCACCGGCAGCAACGACACGGACGAACGAAGGACGATCAAGCTTTGGGAACCCGAAACTGGGCGCGAGGTGCTCGGATGGCATGGCGGAGAGGGGACGGTCAGCTCGATCGCCTTCTCGCCGGATGGTCGGCAAGTCGCCACCGGCCACCTCGCTTCGGCGGGCAATCTGCGGATCTGGGACGCCGCGACCGGTCGGCTGGTCAAGGCCATCGATGGGCACCCCGATCGGCTCCGTTCGGTCGCCTTCTCACCCGACGGGAGGACGGTCGCCGCGGCGGGCGGCCTGTCGGCGGAGAAGGGCCGCGATTGGACGATTCGGCTGTTCGACCCGGGGACCGGGGCCCGTGTCCGCGAGTTGCCGGGCCATTCGGACACGGTCCGATCGGTTGCGTTCACGCCCGACGGCCGGAGGCTGATCTCCACCGGCAATGACCGGCTCGCTCATCTCTGGGACATCGAGTCGGGGTCCGTCCTGGCCACCGCGAGGGGGGCTTTCTCGTTCGCGGGCCTCGCCGTCTCACCCGACGGGAGATTCGTGGCGATCGCCGACGAGGCTGGGGCGGTCACGGTCCGCGACACCGAAACGCTGGCGGCCCGGGTGACGTTCCGCCCTACGCGTGACCTGCTGCTGAACCTGGCCTATTCGCACGACGGCCGCTCCATCGCAAGCTGCGGCCGATCCGGCGTGATCCGCGTCTGGGACGCGGCGACGGGCCAGGAGATGCTGGTTTTGGACGGGCAGAAGGCCCGGGTCAACGCCGTTGCGTTCGCGCCGGACGGGTCGTCCCTGGCCGCGTGCTCGCACGACGGGCGGGTCCGATTGTGGCGAGCTGGCCAAGGTCGCCTGGGTGCGGGATCGGCGGAATAG
- a CDS encoding reverse transcriptase family protein produces the protein MNVFRRLFGWLLGRRLKPAPSLPASRPAAPGSPQSPMTVAPTPAEVVAKKGRSYGLDAGDYLPISREEIKEAARGRSLFANAWFGRRDRIPPADDPRTATIDRAMATQGFLSPEELAEIHAVGEEMERLRPTAEHVGHQAALAGVAAVEADRAERARIKAQRKAEAAERKRLRAEAIALRRREDIVFLGRKVSARLGERASRVDDLQRAGLPVLSTPAELALAMRVSIPRLRWLAFHAEVATRVHYVQFRVPKKSGGERVLSAPRSSLRRVQRWILDQVLKNIPAGPHAHGFVAGRSILTNATPHAGKAVVVNLDLEDFFPSIGFPRVRKVFEQAGYSGAVSTILALLCTECPRKTVTYQGETLHVATGPRGLPQGACTSPVLSNHVAIRLDRRLAGVATKLGFAYTRYADDLTFSGPSEVDAKVGYLLAKVRHIAQEEGFAINAKKTRVLRRNARQEVTGLVVNDRPGVRRDEIRRLRAILHRARTEGLASQNREGRPDFRAWLLGKIAFVRMARPEVGERLLAEFHEIDRGRSA, from the coding sequence ATGAACGTCTTCCGCCGCCTGTTCGGCTGGCTGCTCGGCCGCAGATTGAAGCCCGCGCCGTCGTTGCCGGCCTCACGCCCCGCCGCGCCTGGTTCGCCGCAATCGCCCATGACCGTCGCACCGACCCCGGCCGAGGTGGTCGCGAAGAAAGGCCGCTCATATGGCCTGGACGCGGGCGATTACCTGCCGATCAGTCGCGAGGAGATCAAGGAAGCCGCGAGAGGGCGTTCGCTGTTCGCTAACGCCTGGTTCGGCCGTCGCGACCGCATCCCTCCCGCGGACGACCCGCGTACGGCCACGATCGACCGGGCGATGGCCACGCAGGGCTTCCTCTCCCCGGAGGAACTCGCCGAGATCCACGCCGTCGGCGAGGAGATGGAGCGACTCCGACCGACCGCCGAACACGTCGGCCACCAGGCCGCCCTCGCCGGCGTGGCGGCGGTCGAGGCCGATCGCGCCGAGCGGGCGCGAATCAAGGCTCAGAGAAAGGCTGAAGCCGCGGAACGCAAGCGGCTCCGCGCCGAGGCGATCGCCCTGCGAAGGCGAGAGGATATCGTGTTCCTGGGCCGCAAGGTCTCCGCCCGGCTCGGCGAGCGGGCCAGTCGAGTGGACGACCTCCAGCGAGCCGGGCTGCCCGTTTTGTCCACACCGGCCGAGCTGGCCCTCGCCATGCGCGTCTCGATCCCTCGGCTGCGATGGCTCGCCTTCCACGCCGAGGTCGCGACGCGGGTCCACTACGTGCAATTCCGCGTCCCCAAGAAGTCCGGCGGCGAGCGGGTCCTCAGCGCTCCGCGTTCATCGCTCCGCCGAGTGCAGCGGTGGATCCTCGACCAGGTCTTGAAGAACATCCCCGCCGGGCCGCACGCGCACGGCTTCGTCGCCGGGCGGAGCATCCTGACCAATGCTACGCCCCACGCCGGCAAGGCCGTGGTGGTGAACCTGGACCTGGAAGATTTCTTCCCGAGCATCGGCTTCCCACGCGTGCGGAAGGTTTTCGAGCAAGCCGGCTACTCCGGAGCCGTCTCGACGATCCTCGCCCTGCTCTGCACCGAATGCCCGCGGAAGACCGTGACCTACCAAGGCGAGACCCTCCACGTCGCAACCGGCCCGCGCGGCCTCCCGCAGGGCGCCTGCACGAGCCCGGTACTGTCCAATCATGTCGCGATCCGGCTCGACCGCCGCCTCGCTGGCGTGGCGACGAAGCTGGGATTCGCCTACACGCGATACGCGGACGACCTGACGTTCTCCGGCCCGTCCGAGGTGGACGCGAAGGTCGGCTACCTGCTGGCGAAAGTCCGGCACATCGCGCAGGAAGAGGGTTTCGCGATCAACGCGAAGAAGACCCGCGTCCTGCGCCGCAACGCGCGTCAGGAAGTGACCGGCCTCGTCGTCAACGACCGCCCCGGCGTCCGCCGCGACGAGATCCGCCGCCTCCGCGCCATCCTCCACCGGGCCCGCACGGAAGGTCTCGCCAGCCAGAACCGCGAGGGCCGTCCCGACTTCCGGGCCTGGCTCCTCGGCAAGATTGCGTTCGTCCGCATGGCCCGGCCCGAGGTCGGCGAACGCCTCCTCGCCGAGTTCCACGAGATCGATCGCGGCAGATCCGCGTGA